The Lepisosteus oculatus isolate fLepOcu1 chromosome 4, fLepOcu1.hap2, whole genome shotgun sequence genome window below encodes:
- the LOC102684919 gene encoding histone-lysine N-methyltransferase PRDM9-like, with protein MNGASESALFLMEDDTYVRIKEEPTEEEEEEEGGGAGAERHDPVLIHNVASGSDDPPGAAGSPFILKTEEEEEEEEEEEEEEEEEEEEEQVGGDSGGGRKRAHAPGRQLAPTGTRRTKPDCPRAPQGPSDAPKTVCGQCQALLGDRCDAWGSAVVARNCPAEPGQAHRARLTLPAGLGLEPPGVFNRDAEIPRGVYFGPYEGEPASEEEALSSAHSWVISKEGGGFEFIDGEREESANWLRFVRCARDEQDQNLEAVQWQGKVFFRACRPIAPGSELRVWYSDRYAAELGLLWDRLWDRKCRSEDEGVDLSPQCRSCPHCCLSFSSELFLLKHVQRTHPQELPNGAGLAGDPPPEGPPAGGGCALCGRPLPEGPEAHPCPRCGEACGTPAALREHRKTHAGEKVHHCAECGKSFSRAENLRVHQRIHTGEKLFRCDECGRSFSQSGSLTRHQRIHTGERPYRCGQCGKGFSHSGALTTHIRIHTGERPYRCQYCDKSFNTVGYLRTHERFHSGDRRHRCEQCGKMFAQARDLSMHLRTHTGETPYSCSYCGKSFSFLGDLRRHERVHTGEKLYCCPDCGSSFSRAGDLKTHRRVHTGERPYVCPLCSKGFSQSGDLTKHLRIHTGERPYLCTQCGKSFTRSGDYKTHQRIHTGEKPYHCTQCGKNFRDVRILKTHLRSHTGLKPYCCQHCGKSFTRLYYLKIHQQSHLGAKSAAPLEAGGAAGLEPPPENGAAAADSPAPSPEREPESPGGAAATAAQTLEFQQCPLQPGGGDAEEV; from the exons ATGAACGGCGCCAGCGAATCTGCGCTCTTCCTCATGGAGGACGACACGTATGTCCGCATCAAAGAGGAGCCAacggaggaagaggaagaagaagaggGCGGAGGAGCAGGAGCAGAGAGACACGACCCAGTCCTGATCCACAACGTGGCGTCCGGTTCTGACGACCCTCCCGGTGCTGCCGGCTCTCCGTTCATCCTGaagacagaggaggaggaggaggaagaggaagaggaggaggaggaggaggaggaggaagaggaagaggagcaggTGGGCGGGGACAGTGGCGGCGGCCGGAAGAGAGCCCACGCTCCGGGCCGCCAGTTGGCACCCACCGGCACCCGCAGGACCAAGCCGGACTGCCCCCGTGCCCCGCAGGGACCCTCGGACGCTCCGAAGACAG TGTGCGGGCAGTGCCAGGCCCTGCTGGGCGACCGCTGCGACGCCTGGGGCTCGGCCGTGGTGGCCCGGAACTGCCCCGCCGAACCGGGCCAGGCGCACCGGGCGCGGCTCACCCTGCCCGCCGGGCTGGGCCTGGAGCCCCCGGGAGTCTTCAACCGGGACGCGGAGATCCCCCGCGGGGTGTACTTCGGGCCCTACGAGGGGGAGCCCGCCAGCGAGGAGGAGGCCCTGAGCAGCGCGCACTCCTGGGTG ATCTCGAAGGAGGGAGGCGGGTTCGAGTTCATCGacggggagagggaggagagcgCCAACTGGCTGAG GTTTGTCAGGTGCGCCCGGGACGAGCAGGACCAGAACCTGGAGGCGGTCCAGTGGCAGGGAAAGGTCTTCTTCCGGGCCTGCAGGCCCATCGCCCCGGGCAGCGAGCTGCGCGTCTGGTACTCCGACCGGTACGCGGCAGAGCTGGGCCTCCTGTGGGACCGGCTGTGGGACAGGAAGTGCCGCTCAGAAG atGAGGGGGTTGATCTGTCTCCTCAGTGCCGCTCCTGCCCTCACTGCTGCCTCTCCTTCTCCTCGGAGCTCTTCCTCCTCAAGCACGTGCAGAGGACCCACCCGCAGGAGCTGCCGAACGGCGCCGGGCTGGCGGGAGACCCCCCGCCCGAGGGGCCGCCGGCCGGCGGGGGCTGCGCCCTGTGCGGGCGGCCGCTGCCCGAGGGGCCGGAGGCGCACCCCTGCCCCCGCTGCGGGGAGGCCTGCGGCACGCCGGCGGCGCTGCGCGAGCACCGCAAGACGCACGCCGGCGAGAAGGTGCACCACTGCGCCGAGTGCGGCAAGAGCTTCAGCCGGGCGGAGAACCTGCGCGTGCACCAGCGCAtccacacgggcgagaagcTCTTCCGCTGCGACGAGTGCGGCCGCAGCTTCAGCCAGTCGGGCTCCCTGACGCGGCACCAGCGCATCCACACGGGCGAGCGGCCCTACCGCTGCGGCCAGTGCGGCAAGGGCTTCAGCCACTCGGGGGCGCTCACCACGCACATCCGCATCCACACCGGCGAGCGGCCCTACCGCTGCCAGTACTGCGACAAGAGCTTCAACACCGTGGGCTACCTGCGCACCCACGAGCGCTTCCACTCCGGCGACCGGCGCCACCGCTGCGAGCAGTGCGGCAAGATGTTCGCCCAGGCCCGCGACCTGTCCATGCACCTGCGCACCCACACGGGCGAGACGCCCTACTCCTGCTCCTACTGCGGCAAGAGCTTCAGCTTCCTGGGCGACCTGCGGCGCCACGAGCGCGTGCACACGGGCGAGAAGCTGTACTGCTGCCCCGACTGCGGCAGCAGCTTCAGCCGCGCCGGCGACCTCAAGACGCACCGGCGCGTGCACACGGGCGAGCGGCCCTACGTCTGCCCGCTCTGCAGCAAGGGCTTCAGCCAGTCGGGCGACCTGACCAAGCACCTGCGCATCCACACCGGCGAGCGGCCCTACCTGTGCACGCAGTGCGGGAAGAGCTTCACGCGCTCCGGCGACTACAAGACGCACCAGCGCAtccacacgggggagaagcccTACCACTGCACCCAGTGCGGGAAGAACTTCCGCGACGTGCGCATCCTCAAGACGCACCTGCGCAGCCACACGGGGCTGAAGCCCTACTGTTGCCAGCACTGCGGCAAGAGCTTCACCCGCCTCTACTACCTGAAGATCCACCAGCAGAGCCACTTGGGGGCCAAGAGCGCCGCCCCGCTGGAGGCTGGGGGCGCTGCGGGACTGGAGCCCCCCCCGGAGAACGGGGCCGCCGCCGCCGACAGCCCCGCCCCGTCCCCGGAGCGGGAGCCCGAGTCCCCCGGTGGTGCCGCCGCCACCGCCGCCCAGACCCTGGAGTTCCAACAGTGCCCCCTGCAGCCAGGGGGCGGCGACGCGGAGGAAGTGTGA